A region of Mauremys mutica isolate MM-2020 ecotype Southern chromosome 2, ASM2049712v1, whole genome shotgun sequence DNA encodes the following proteins:
- the LOC123365135 gene encoding microtubule-actin cross-linking factor 1, isoforms 1/2/3/5-like, translating to MGNALGRPSCLGDTSQKPEEFLKDVGLGPEHPAGRNNCDARAGAPDKSPLNPVVIENGWSLSPGSAKSQPSSPLPKQNNMEVKVQNGSRGCNPLKAQLEAAGAAWTPPRGAPPRDSGSSWAWKPVSTREVTEVTEVTETIVTEIVEVTEYPGGEPVVTRTVKVLAECAGERTEGALRAVTLPEGSPSAEQAQDTLETLLTWVADMEDLVGNQKPPSSEVKVLKAQLQEQKLLKRLLEERRPRVECVLQDRRLPREHAARTNAQEASGGLSDLQEKWGELIQKANARHSCLERILPAAQHFQESVDSFQEWLSATERRLAQLWQANGCVAQLQAAHQQSQGLCEEIRSRLGDLEQALERGQQVLELVTGKWQSSWLLRIGNCSPQAQAAQR from the exons ATGGGGAACGCGCTGGGCAGGCCAAGCTGCCTGGGAGACACGAGCCAGAAGCCGGAGGAGTTCCTGAAGGACGTGGGGCTTGGCCCCGAGCACCCGGCGGGGAGGAACAACTGTGACGCCAGAGCCGGGGCCCCCGACAAGTCACCCCTGAACCCGGTGGTGATCGAGAAcggctggagcctgagcccaggcTCGGCTAAGAGCCAGCCGAGCAGCCCCCTGCCCAAGCAAAACAACATGGAGGTCAAGGTACAGAACGGGAGCAGGGGCTGCAACCCCCTCAAAGCCCAGCTGGAGGCGGCTGGGGCTGCCTGGACCCCCCCGAGAGGAGCCCCCCCCAGGGACTCGGGCAGCAGCTGGGCCTGGAAGCCCGTCAGCACCAGGGAGGTGACCGAGGTGACCGAGGTGACGGAGACCATCGTGACGGAGATCGTGGAGGTGACCGAGTACCCGGGCGGGGAGCCCGTTGTCACCAGGACGGTGAAGGTGCTGGCGGAGTGTGCCGGGGAGCGGACGGAG ggTGCCCTGCGGGCCGTCACGCTCCCAGAGGGCTCCCCGAGTGCAGAGCAGGCCCAGGATACTTTGGAGACGCTGCTGACGTGGGTGGCTGACATGGAGGACCTGGTTGGCAACCAGAAGCCCCCGTCTTCTGAAGTGAAGGTGTTGAAAGCCCAGCTGCAGGAGCAGAAG ctccTGAAACGGCTTCTGGAGGAGCGGAGACCCCGAGTGGAGTGTGTCCTGCAGGACAGACGGCTGCCCCGGGAGCATGCTGCCAGGACAAACGCACAGGAGGCGAGCGGGGGCCTCTCAGACCTGCAGGAGAAGTGGGGAGAACTGATCCAGAAGGCGAACGCCAG acACAGCTGCTTGGAGCGGATCCTGCCGGCTGCTCAGCACTTCCAGGAGTCTGTGGATTCCTTCCAGGAGTGGCTGAGCGCCACAGAGAGGCGCCTGGCCCAGCTCTGGCAGGCCAACGGctgcgtggcccagctgcaggctGCCCACCAGCAAAGCCAG GGTCTCTGTGAGGAGATTCGTTCCAGGCTGGGCGACCTGGAGCAAGCCCTGGAGCGGGGCCAGCAGGTGCTGGAGCTGGTGACAGGCAAGTGGCAGAGCAGCTGGCTGCTGAGAATTGGGaactgcagcccccaggcccagGCTGCCCAGCGGTGA